In Streptomyces canus, one DNA window encodes the following:
- a CDS encoding NAD-dependent epimerase/dehydratase family protein: protein MVIGATGQIGRAAVGALARDGWEVTAVSRGGGRDESWPAQVRTARADRADDSALAAAVGDGCEVLVDMVAYGPAHARQLVSLADRVGSAVVISSVSVYEDDKGRSFDTQGEPGGFPEFPVGVTEDQRTIAPGEDSYSTRKAGLERELLAAGDRLPTTLLRAGAIHGPHCRTPRELYFVKRNLDGRPRRLLPYGGMSRFHPANVHNIAELVRLAAAKPGSRALNAVDPDAPTVAEIAAAIDSVMGVETQSVLIDGPPPSPTVGDTPWSVPVPVVFDMSAAERELGYRPVVARYADRLPETVAWIERQLAGGDWREAYPRMFQTYGDLFDYAAEDAYLDSLGT from the coding sequence GTGGTGATCGGAGCGACGGGACAGATCGGGCGGGCGGCCGTGGGGGCGCTGGCCCGGGACGGCTGGGAGGTGACGGCCGTCTCCCGGGGCGGCGGACGGGACGAGAGCTGGCCCGCGCAGGTGCGTACCGCGCGGGCCGACCGGGCGGACGACTCGGCCCTGGCCGCCGCGGTGGGCGACGGCTGCGAGGTCCTGGTGGACATGGTCGCCTACGGACCGGCTCACGCACGGCAGTTGGTATCGCTGGCCGACCGGGTGGGCTCGGCCGTGGTGATCTCCAGCGTGTCGGTGTACGAGGACGACAAGGGCCGCAGCTTCGACACCCAGGGCGAGCCGGGGGGCTTTCCCGAGTTCCCCGTGGGGGTGACGGAGGACCAGCGGACGATCGCGCCCGGCGAGGACTCCTACAGCACCCGCAAGGCCGGCCTGGAGCGTGAACTCCTCGCCGCCGGCGACCGGTTGCCCACGACACTGCTGCGTGCCGGAGCGATCCACGGACCGCACTGCCGGACGCCGCGCGAGCTGTACTTCGTCAAACGCAACCTGGACGGCCGGCCTCGGCGACTCCTGCCGTACGGCGGCATGAGCCGGTTCCACCCGGCGAACGTCCACAACATCGCCGAACTCGTCCGGCTGGCCGCCGCGAAGCCCGGCAGCAGGGCTCTGAACGCCGTGGACCCGGACGCCCCGACGGTGGCGGAGATCGCCGCCGCGATCGACTCCGTGATGGGCGTCGAGACGCAGAGCGTGCTGATCGACGGCCCACCGCCCTCGCCGACCGTGGGGGACACGCCGTGGTCGGTGCCGGTACCGGTCGTCTTCGACATGTCCGCCGCCGAACGCGAGCTGGGGTACCGCCCGGTGGTGGCGCGGTACGCGGACCGGCTGCCGGAGACCGTCGCCTGGATCGAGCGGCAACTGGCCGGAGGGGACTGGCGGGAGGCGTACCCGAGGATGTTCCAGACCTACGGCGACCTCTTCGACTACGCGGCGGAGGACGCGTATCTCGACTCGCTCGGCACATGA
- a CDS encoding lysophospholipid acyltransferase family protein, whose translation MFYYLLKYVLLGPLLRLVFRPRIEGLEHIPESGAAIVAGNHLSFSDHFLMPAVLKRRITFLAKAEYFTGPGVKGRLTAFFFRSAGQIPVDRSGKEAGQAAIREGLGVLRKDELLGIYPEGTRSHDGRLYKGKVGVAVMALKAQVPVIPCAMIGTFEAQPPGKVIPNIHPVVIRFGKPLDFSRYAGMENEKAILRAITDEIMYAILKLSDQEYVDQYAAVVKAEETAARKEKERKFPRIPLS comes from the coding sequence TTGTTCTACTACCTGCTCAAATACGTGCTGTTGGGGCCGTTGCTGAGACTGGTTTTCCGGCCTCGAATAGAGGGTCTGGAGCACATCCCGGAGTCGGGTGCGGCCATCGTCGCCGGCAACCACCTGTCCTTCTCCGACCACTTCCTGATGCCCGCGGTGCTCAAGCGGCGCATCACCTTCCTGGCGAAGGCCGAGTACTTCACCGGCCCCGGCGTCAAGGGTCGGCTGACCGCCTTCTTCTTCCGCAGCGCCGGGCAGATCCCGGTCGACCGCTCCGGCAAGGAAGCGGGCCAGGCCGCCATCCGCGAGGGTCTCGGCGTCCTGCGCAAGGACGAACTGCTCGGCATCTACCCGGAGGGCACTCGCTCCCACGACGGCCGCCTCTACAAGGGCAAGGTCGGCGTCGCGGTGATGGCGCTCAAGGCCCAGGTGCCGGTGATCCCGTGCGCGATGATCGGCACCTTCGAGGCGCAGCCGCCCGGCAAGGTCATCCCCAACATCCACCCGGTGGTGATCCGCTTCGGCAAGCCGCTGGACTTCTCCCGCTACGCCGGGATGGAGAACGAGAAGGCGATCCTGCGGGCCATCACGGACGAGATCATGTACGCCATCCTGAAGCTGTCCGACCAGGAGTATGTCGACCAGTACGCGGCCGTGGTGAAGGCGGAGGAGACGGCCGCGCGCAAGGAGAAGGAGCGCAAGTTCCCCCGAATTCCGCTGAGCTGA
- a CDS encoding alpha/beta hydrolase produces MRETRPKWRTTALGSAGVLITATLISGAVAAPASGANTQAGASRQGQDRASVGAAIAAARAAKAGIDWADCPADWGIAKPVQCGWVSVPLDYTKPNGKQIKLAVDHIGNTGTKAERQGALVYNPGGPGASGMRFPLRVTTKNPIWANAAKAYDFVGFDPRGVGHSAPISCMDPQEFVKAPKMDPVPDSEADKRAQRKLAREYAEGCAERTGKAMLAQMTTPNTVRDLDVIRAALGEKKLNYLGVSYGTYIGAVYGTMFPGHVRRMVVDSVVNPSREKIWYEANLDQDIAFEGRWKDWEDWVAANDAAFHLGTTRAAVQAKWLELRATAKKNPIGGVVGPAELIGFFQSAPYYDSSWVPVATVFSKYVAGDTQALVDAAAPDLSDTAGNISSENGNAVYTAVECTDAKWPTSWKKWDKDNTALNKKYPFMTWANAWLNLPCATWPVKQQTPVEVRTGKGLPGVLIVQSERDAATPYEGGVELHKRFKGSRLITEKDAGSHGVTGLVNPCINPRVDAYLLTGKLDKADVTCTPHATPKP; encoded by the coding sequence TTGAGGGAGACGAGACCGAAGTGGCGGACGACCGCACTCGGTTCGGCCGGAGTACTCATCACGGCCACACTCATATCCGGTGCCGTCGCGGCACCCGCGTCCGGCGCCAACACGCAGGCGGGCGCGAGCCGGCAGGGACAGGACCGTGCGTCCGTCGGTGCCGCGATCGCCGCCGCCCGTGCCGCGAAGGCCGGGATCGACTGGGCCGACTGCCCCGCCGACTGGGGGATCGCGAAGCCGGTCCAGTGCGGCTGGGTCAGCGTGCCGCTGGACTACACCAAGCCGAACGGCAAGCAGATCAAGCTGGCCGTCGACCACATCGGCAACACCGGCACCAAGGCGGAGCGTCAGGGCGCCCTCGTCTACAACCCGGGCGGGCCCGGTGCCTCGGGCATGCGCTTCCCCCTCCGCGTCACGACCAAGAACCCGATCTGGGCCAACGCGGCCAAGGCGTACGACTTCGTGGGCTTCGACCCGCGCGGTGTCGGCCACTCCGCGCCCATCTCCTGCATGGACCCGCAGGAGTTCGTGAAGGCACCCAAGATGGACCCGGTGCCGGACTCCGAGGCCGACAAGCGCGCGCAGCGCAAGCTGGCCCGTGAGTACGCCGAGGGCTGCGCCGAGCGCACCGGCAAGGCGATGCTCGCGCAGATGACCACGCCCAACACCGTGCGCGACCTGGACGTCATCCGCGCCGCACTCGGTGAGAAGAAGCTCAACTACCTGGGCGTCTCCTACGGCACCTACATCGGCGCCGTCTACGGCACGATGTTCCCCGGCCATGTCCGCCGCATGGTCGTCGACAGCGTCGTCAACCCGTCCCGGGAGAAGATCTGGTACGAGGCCAACCTCGATCAGGACATCGCCTTCGAGGGCCGCTGGAAGGACTGGGAGGACTGGGTCGCCGCCAACGACGCCGCCTTCCACCTCGGCACCACCCGTGCCGCGGTCCAGGCGAAGTGGCTCGAACTGCGCGCCACCGCCAAGAAGAACCCCATCGGCGGGGTCGTCGGCCCGGCCGAACTGATCGGCTTCTTCCAGAGCGCCCCGTACTACGACTCCTCGTGGGTGCCGGTCGCGACGGTGTTCAGCAAGTACGTCGCCGGTGACACCCAGGCGCTCGTCGACGCGGCCGCCCCGGACCTGTCGGACACCGCGGGCAACATCTCCTCGGAGAACGGCAACGCCGTCTACACGGCCGTCGAGTGCACCGACGCCAAGTGGCCCACCAGCTGGAAGAAGTGGGACAAGGACAACACCGCGCTCAACAAGAAGTACCCGTTCATGACCTGGGCCAACGCCTGGCTGAACCTGCCCTGCGCCACCTGGCCGGTCAAGCAGCAGACCCCGGTCGAGGTCCGCACCGGCAAGGGCCTGCCGGGCGTGCTCATCGTGCAGTCCGAGCGTGACGCGGCCACCCCGTACGAGGGCGGCGTCGAACTGCACAAGCGCTTCAAGGGCTCCCGCCTGATCACCGAGAAGGACGCGGGCTCGCACGGCGTGACCGGTCTGGTCAACCCGTGCATCAACCCGCGGGTGGACGCCTACCTGCTCACCGGCAAGCTGGACAAGGCCGACGTGACGTGCACCCCGCACGCCACGCCCAAGCCGTAG
- a CDS encoding PP2C family protein-serine/threonine phosphatase, with protein sequence MSDRPGDTDAIDYSAVFQALPGMVALLTPDLVYADANAEFLRMAGRQREEIVGRYLFDVFPDNPNDPAATGMRNLAASLRRVLETGERDSMALQRYDVETPGRPGEWEERYWSPVNAPILGTDGKVELLVHRVEEVTELIRARGRGRAGRDRVLEAELYTRARELQEVNERLRQAHARDREVALTLQEAMLPTGRQRSHHSAAVRYRPAVGTLNVCGDWYDLVDLVGGHRVGVSVGDVVGHGLPAAGVMGQLRSALSAASRVAGGPAEALNVLGRYAHVVDGAESATAVTTFIDLDHGTLTYSSAGHPPPMLVHPDGRVECLDKATDPPLDARPDPMPRVQAATTFTSGATLALYTDGLVERRREDIDTGLARLADSLARHREDDPETLADAVLLELLPPGGATDDTALVIVRL encoded by the coding sequence ATGAGCGACAGACCCGGCGACACCGACGCCATCGACTACTCGGCCGTGTTCCAGGCACTGCCCGGCATGGTCGCGCTGCTCACGCCCGACCTGGTGTACGCGGACGCCAACGCCGAGTTCCTGCGCATGGCCGGCCGCCAACGCGAGGAGATCGTGGGCCGCTATCTCTTCGACGTCTTCCCGGACAACCCGAACGACCCCGCGGCGACCGGCATGCGCAATCTGGCCGCCTCCCTGCGCCGGGTGCTGGAGACCGGGGAGCGCGACTCCATGGCCCTTCAGCGGTACGACGTCGAGACACCCGGTCGGCCGGGTGAGTGGGAGGAGCGGTACTGGAGCCCCGTCAACGCCCCCATCCTCGGCACGGACGGCAAGGTCGAGCTGCTCGTGCACCGGGTCGAGGAGGTCACCGAGCTGATCCGGGCCCGCGGCCGCGGGCGCGCCGGCCGGGACCGGGTCCTGGAGGCCGAGCTGTACACCCGCGCCCGTGAACTCCAGGAGGTCAACGAACGGTTGCGGCAGGCCCACGCCCGGGACCGCGAGGTCGCGTTGACACTCCAGGAGGCCATGCTGCCCACCGGCCGGCAGAGGTCGCACCACAGCGCCGCCGTGCGCTACCGGCCCGCGGTCGGCACGCTGAACGTGTGCGGGGACTGGTACGACCTCGTCGACCTGGTGGGCGGCCACCGCGTCGGCGTCTCGGTCGGTGACGTGGTGGGCCACGGGCTCCCGGCCGCCGGGGTGATGGGCCAGCTGCGCAGCGCCCTGAGCGCCGCCTCCCGGGTGGCCGGGGGTCCGGCCGAGGCCCTGAACGTGCTGGGCCGGTACGCCCACGTCGTGGACGGCGCCGAGTCGGCGACCGCGGTCACCACGTTCATCGACCTCGACCACGGCACCCTCACCTACAGCAGCGCCGGGCATCCACCGCCGATGCTGGTGCACCCGGACGGCCGAGTGGAGTGCCTGGACAAGGCGACCGACCCGCCGCTCGACGCCCGTCCCGACCCGATGCCCCGGGTGCAGGCCGCGACCACCTTCACCAGCGGCGCCACCCTCGCCCTGTACACCGACGGCCTGGTGGAGCGGCGTCGCGAGGACATCGACACCGGGCTCGCCCGGCTCGCCGACTCCCTCGCCCGGCACCGCGAGGACGACCCCGAGACCCTCGCGGACGCGGTCCTGCTGGAGCTGCTCCCGCCCGGCGGCGCCACGGACGACACGGCGCTGGTGATCGTGCGGCTTTGA